Within Carassius gibelio isolate Cgi1373 ecotype wild population from Czech Republic chromosome A21, carGib1.2-hapl.c, whole genome shotgun sequence, the genomic segment ttgtattgtaaaaagcgctatacaaataaacttgaattgaattgacttgacagttgtccaaaagacgaccattgacaccttgcacgaGGAAGGCAATACACAAAAGGTCATTACAAAAgagactggctgttcacagagctgtgtccaagcacatcaataaagaggcgaagggaaggaaaaaattgtataagcaatagggataaccgcaccctagAGAGGTTTTTTTTATAACGTTTTATTGAGACTTAAATGCACTTTATATGTATTTGCTGTTTGATGTAAATTTTTGCTTATGCAGTGACCTGTATATTGCTTGTAAGGTGATCTTGGGTGTCCTGAAATGtgccatgaaataaaatgcattattattattattattattattaaagagtggactgcagctggagtcagtgcttcaagaaccactacacacagatgtatgcaagacatgggtttcagctgtcacattccttgtgtcaagccactcttgaacaacagacagcgtcagaagcgtctcgcctgCACTAAAggcaaaaaggactggactgctgctgagtggtccaaagttatgttctctgatgaaagtaaatttttcatttcctttggaaattagggtcccagagtctagaggaagagaggagaggcacacaattcatgttgcttgaggtccagtgtataaagtttccacagtctgtgatggtttggggtgccatgttatctgctggtgttggtccactgtgttgtCTGAGGTACAAAGTCAACACAGcagtataccaggaagttttagagcacttcatgcttcctgctgctgaccaactttatggagatgcagatttcattttccaacaggacttggcacctgcacacagtgccaaagcttccagtacttGGTTTAAGGATCATGGTATCCCTGTtgttaattggccagcaaactcgcctgacatTAACCCcttagaaaatctatggggtattgtgaagaggaagatgcgaaatgccagacccaagaatgcagaagagctgaaggccactatcagagcaacctgggctctcataacacctgagcagtgccacagactgatccactccatgtcATGCCGCATTGCTgtagtaattcaggcaaaaggagtcCTAacaaagtattgagtgctgtacgtgctcatactttttagttggccaagatttccaAAAATACTTTCTTTGTTTTGGTACTAgaaagtaatattctaattttctgaaataatgaatttgagattttccttagttatcagtcataatcatcaaaataaaaagaaataaacatttgaaatatatcagtctgggtgaaatgaatgaaataatatacaagttttacttttttgaatggaattagtgaaataaatcaactttttgatgatattctaattatatgaccagcacctatatGTGGACTTGTATATTGAAAAGAAATGTAGAATAAAAGCTGCACTATGAGAAATGTGTAAGGCAATCGGCGTCGGACATTTTTTTTCCcgttgctattttttttttagctgttcaAAAACAATCCATTATGCTTAATAAATAGCTTATTTTATCACTGAAAAATAAGATGGATTTGAGAGCAATTTGATTTGTGTGAGTGCAGATAACGTAATTGAACAAGTCTGAactactaagtttttttttttttttaagtttttttttctcaaaacattttacTGGATGAAAAGTAAAGTACATCTCTTTAGGCTCACACTTTCTGTTGAAAATAAATTTGACGAAATAATCAAAACAACAAAGACATATTTGCTACCAAGTTAGAAGGCCTTAATCCAGCACATAATTGCTGTTGTGCTGCTCAAAAGCCTTTAACATTGCAAGAACATTTGTCAATGTAACATATCAGGCTCCCAAACTAAGCAACACTGTACTTACAGTAGTTCTTCTGCTGACTGCTATTGGGTTCACTTACAGTTCTTGATGAGTCTGTATTAATACCCAACATATGTCTAACATAAACTTGGGAGAGTGAAAGTTTGAGTTTGAGAACACACAAATATTAATGGTTGCACTTTGGACTTTCACAATGACTTAAATAATTGCCCCTAATAAACAGACCCTTAAACTAAATCTAAATTTGAAATCAGAAGCTTAATTATGGTGGTTCTAAACAATAATTGAACTATCGCTGACTTTAAATCTTAGCATTAGCATCAGTTTCTTGTACCAAGAACAATCTGCAATGTacactgcaaaaataaacaatgcaAGCCATACATTACACATTTGCTCAACAGTCATTGAAAACTTGTTGCGTTTTCGCTTCATACTTTGCATTTCCGCTTTATAATTAGAGAGGTTTCACCTAAATCCTGAACAGAATTAAAAGTACAGTTATAACTAATCAGCTTGTAGTACGTGTTTGACTTTGTAAAACAATTACACAAGAATATAATGCAAAATCTCTATGTTATAGTCTATGTTAAGATGAACTTATGTGTTTGTAcctaaatataaactaaataaataaatcaccttTATGACCTGGGCACTAATTTCCTATGATTGGACATCTTTAAACACTAGGACAAGTTCGTTTTGTATGTTAGAAGTGAAGCACCAATTTAACTGAAATCTCTAGTAAGCgtatataattacaaaataattccTACTTTAAGATTTATGTTTACATGGAAATGGAAAGGAGCCATGAGAAATGAAAGACAGCTACTGTCCAGCCTAGAACAGAGTAAATCaataaaattgcttaaaattcatagatttctctttctttttttctctaaattgacatagaaaattagaaattaaaagataaagaactCTGAGCTCCCAAAAAAAGAAACTGTTCAAACATTGCACACCATCAAATTCAACAGCTCTGAAATCAGACATTCATTTAACAAAATAAGGAGCTTGAGCAGTTAAAATAATAAGCAACAAGATATCAaacatataataaacaaaacatcTCCTTAAACAACCTTCAGGACCTGCATTTGTAtgtgaaaattgtgaaaatatttttttttgtaaaccaaacAAACAAGTAACATAACACTAATTAACAATCCTAACACTGGAAAAAGCTGCACTCTTAAGTTTTGTCTCCTTGCCTTCATTTATGGGGGGGTTGCTGTGGAAGTTTATTGTGGTCCCTCAACCATTTGTGAGAGTGACAAGAATAGACAGGAAGAGATGTAGTGTGGTGAAAAGCTGGCATTAGGAGATGCACAGTGCAGACACACATTGACCTGTGCCTAAACAGAGGAAGCTTGTCACATATGAGCAGAGGACAGTGACGGTTGACTGCATCTTCTCACTCATAGCCCTCGTTGAAGTTGTCCAAGTCCCATGTGTCCTCTGGTCCTTCCTGGTTGGGTGGTAACTGGAAATCGGGCTGGTAGTTCTCAGGGGGGTCAGCCAATGCATTTGGCCCCTTCTTGAGTTTGCCACTGTTAAATggggaaatatgtttttttcaacCAATAAGATGAGGAAATCTTTTTAAGACGGCTGTTAAAAGCAGCATGAGATACTCACTGGTTCTTGTGTTTGGACCCGCTGATGTGGGCCTGGTACTGCTCCACAGAGTTCAGCTCAATGTTGCACACGGTACATGGGTAGCCCTTCAGTGTGGAGGCTGAAAATGTTTGTTACATTTACTGGTTTGACAAAATCAACAAAGAGACCACAAGTCCTCATTTTCAAGGTTAAAATGGATTAAGTGTTACAAATAAGTGTATCAACTAGGACTAGGTTGACTATAGTGATTAAGTGATTTTAACAGAATCCAACACTGATTCTTAAATCCCAAGATGAATCTTTAAGTCTGTTTTCTGATTATGTACAATAAGCTTTTGTTACTTTTGGTATGAGTGTATACAGTTTACATGACAGATTGCTGTAGCCACTTCAGTTCAAACACTTTTTGtactttaatattcacagacactactcCATATTATGTTGTAAATGACTGTACAGCctacttgtattttatttacccAAAATTTGCCAAATTCCATGGCATCCGGCATTTTACTGTAAGTTCGAtatttatgactggattctgtgaTTTCATCTGGATTTTCCACATTGCAGGAATCCCTAACTGTAtgcataaataaattgtattttaaatacatctgCAACCTGAATATAGATCTTAAACATAATTTAAGGTGCATATAAACAgttaaattaaacacaaaaaaataaaaaataaataaaaaataaaaaataaaagtttaaaataatttacaatttaagGCGAGATAGGAATGTTACAGGTTATTTGAAATTGACTGTAGTCAGTAGACAGTTATGCAGCTGAACGTTTACAGAATTTATTAAAGCACTTGATTTCTTTAATAATTTGCACATCTATTAGGGCTATCAAACTGATTAATCGTgtttaatcgcatccaaaacaaAGGTTTGTGTCTACATAACATGTGTGtgagtactgtgtatatttatatgtatatataaatacacacacatacgtacatgtatatatttaagaagtatatgttatatttatatataaatcatatataaaaaagaatatatacatgtaaaaaatgagaaaacatgaaaaaatcatGCTTTTGTGTGTACTTctatacacatataaataaacacagtacacatacatatgttAACACACCTTTTGTTTTGGAAGAGATTAAATCGTGATTAATTGATTTGacagtttaattatgaaatataacatTAACTATTTTATAAATGGGATACTTCTGGCTGTGTGTTACTGATGTAATTCCCACTTAAATTCCACACCAAGTTTTACATACTGGATGTGGGACCCCCTTCTATGTTCTGACCTGGTGCAGAGGACGGCCCATATGTCTCCATCAGCTTCTGTTTAGTCAggtgttttttatgtttcttgCCACTGTAGTGCTGCTGAGCCATGAGGGGATTGTTGAAGGAAGCTTGACAGATGGAGCAGAAGCGGTTGGGGTCCTGTTTTGCTGGCCCCTGTGCACTTTCAGGTAGTACTTCATCCTTCTTCACCTGTACTTTGGGCTGAGGTAATGCTGGAAGATAAACCAAAACACAGGTCAGCTTTTCAACTGAGATTAGCACTTCAGACCATGTTcggaatatataatattatattaacatgCTGTGTACTGTATCCTCAATATTGCCAACAATTAGTATGTGAAGCATAATGAAATGCTTATGTACCATGGTCATTTAGCAATTTTTACCCTAGTTTGTATAAAAATATCTCAACTTTTGGCTGTTTAAACAAAACAGGAATCAGAAATTACGATCAATACTGATATTAGTTCATTCATCACACTGGAAATGGAAGGTCAAGTCAAAGGCATTGCAACAACATGCAATAACAAACATACCCGGTACGAAAGAACCATCAACTTGTAAAAAAAATGAGTGTACATTTTTTTCTGGTAATTCCAGGATTAAGAACTAAATATCAAGATAATCAAGTCTTTTACCAGGAGTCTGCTGACCGAAGGTCTTCAAGCGAAGGTTCTTGGAGTGAACTTTGCCCTGGTAATGTGACTGTGCCACTACCGGGGAAGAGAATGTCATGTTGCACACATCGCAGGCTTTGTATTTTTCCCCTTCCTCAACATTACTTATCTGCAAAACATAACACTAGCCATTAATGCAGGACACAAACACATCTGGGATCCAATATACAATAAGTCTCCATCACATCTGGCCATTTATATGACTTACATCACCTGAAGGCTTGAACCGTTTTGCAACGGGCTCCTCATTACCATGAATGCTCATGTACCGGCGTACTTTGCTCGCATGTTTTTTGCTCTAcaggagaccaaaaaaaaaaaaaaaacatttacaagatACTAATTTTACCTGGGATAGTTGTCATGTCAGCTTTATTTAACAGGTAATAGTCAGTTTTATCACAAATATATGCAGCATGTTTCATCCAAGTTTGGGTTAAAACGCATTTTGACAATCTGATCAAATATGAGCAATAGATGTTAAAAATCATGGGTGATGTCACAAAATGCTAGAACTGGGAAGTCACGTTGAGAATACTTCATTGTGGGATACAGCGCACCATTCCTAAAGATACTTTGGGCCTATCCCAATACCCACAATAACCAATACTGTCCCTTTTAAGGCAGGCAAGCATAAAATGCAACAATCTCGgggaattgtatttatttcaaaagtaTTATTCAAATATGCAAATCAATCTGTCATGaatggcattattattttttgtaaggtGGGAGCTTGTTTACTAGAACtgtcatattgtgaaattaaCTAATTTCTCTCATTCATTGTGATTCAAGTGGCCAGCCTCTGCTATATTCTGTCTCGGATACAACCATCTAATTTGATCTCTGTTGTATACTGCAGATTTTCTCAAACTCAACAGGCAGTCTGAGTATTCCAAGcatttatactgtatacatacataaaatacagagAATACTACAGAAATAGTATGAGTAGTATGCTAGTATGCCATTGTGAAAACATCTCGAAATGCTTGAAATCAGTATTTAGTTCTCAAAACCACGTTTTGTACTGTTTAGCTGAGGAACGGCGTAAATGATTTGAtcatttaaactttgtccatgcgAGTGTGAATTCATACCTGGTAATGTGCAAGTTTCTGGGATTCTGAGATTAAGACAGCGCTACACACTTTACATTGTGAATCAGAGAACAAGTCACTGTGCTCCTTTATCATTCGGTTCACTGAAAGACAGGTCAGCATCAGATACAGTTACTACAAAGGGGTATTTCATTGTTATATAAAAGACATGAATACAAAACAGCTTTGAGGTAAAGTATGCAATCCTCAAATCAAACCTAAAATAGACTTCCTTTGCATTCAGTTGCCAAAAATTAGGCTTTGTCTTACATCGACCTTGAATACACTGTTTTTCCAAGTAGACACTAAAGAAGCAGTCCTCAGAGCACTGAAGAGCTTGAGCTATGCTACCATGCTTTACACTCCTACAGACTCTCAAGCACTGTACGTTCTCgtaataaatgtcatgttttaCTTCTAAACAATGCATCGAATGTAACGTAATTTATTACTAAATGAATGTCGCCGATCTCTTACCCTCGGCCGCCCCTGAAGGTAAGTATGGAAAATCTCCATTCGGCTCTTGCTGCGCCATGGTGTTTGCAGGAGGCGGATCGCGCATGCGCAGACGATACATGCGCTGTACAAGTCTCTTCATAGTGTTTCCTGTAACGATTTTCAATCTATTTACAAACAAATATGTGAACAATTTATCCTGCATGCTTCACAGAATGATTTCTATACTCGTCTACGCATCCACTAAGCAATGCAGATGACCTAAGGATCCTTAAGAGAATCGACACGGGGTAAATATGTGTCTTGTTGCTGAGCGACTTGATTTACTTTGCTAAAGGAATCATTACTTTCTAGCATTTTACCAGTTTTAAGTGTTATCTGGTGTTATTAATGCACACTCAAAATTTCGCTTACGACCCTAAATTTAACAAGAATATGTAAATATTGCACCTCAAATATTTTACTGCTCCCCAGGGTGTGAAAACAAAAGCAACGTGGTTGGTTGAATTAATCGTTTCTGGATCCGAATCTTTCCTTTTTTGTTCTGAGTTCAAATTCAATTTACTTTcgaagtgactttttttttatttaacgttATTTCGAAATTAAGGGTTTTGAGCTGAATTTTGGCTTCAAATTGAATTGGTACACATGAAGTTGCAACATCCTTAGTGACCATATGACTTAATACATTGTATAACCATTAAATTTAGTTAAgtctattttgttattaaaacacTATGGTGTTTCTGTTAAATGAATGTAATTTCTGTAATGCAAttgcattttactgtaatttatttttatgtagttaAAATCGCATCCTTATTTGGATTTACGTTGTCTTAAAAAACCTAACAAACGTTGTAAATCAAAAAAATAGATGTAAAGACGTTAAAGAACCATTGAATCGCTTTTGAACCAGTTCTTCGAGGCAAACGGATTTACACATATCACTCTAACTTCCCATCAAATCAAAAAATCGTCCCAGCTCGCGCGCTGTCTGCTGTGACGTAACGTTTTTTCTTGACCCTTGTGTCACGTGACATGACAACCGTTTGTGAAAATATCTTGGAATCGAAATCCTTGTTTTTCGAGCATTTGGTTAAACGATCTAACCTCGTATGGTCGAATATGAACACTGAACGCGTTCAGTAAAAGTGTATGTGCAGTTAGCTGAGGAACAGTCTCAGAAAGTGTGTATAAAGGTGTACACAGAGAGAGAATTAATGTTGTTGAGGTCGCAGCATGCCCCGCCGGAAGCGAGCCGCAGATGAAGGCGGAAGAAGAGTGAAAGTCAGCAGTGTGGAGCACAATGATGAAGAGACCCTGGTCATATCTGATTCTGAACATGAAGAGGTAACGTTACTGTGTATGCAGTAGGTAACCACATCCTGTGTGTTTGGCTTCGTAAGAGTTGTCTAAATAGCAACAACTTTTCTTAAAGAATTACAATGGTAATAATTGTCTCTAACAAATTCACAGTTAGTAACAGATATTCAGTATTGGGTATGTTGTGCTAATTTTGGTTCCAGTAACTTCACCAAACagaattggagaaaaaaaaaatattatattttcaaaaaattCCCTGTCTTCCATTGGTTTGCCCCAAACTCAGGCCACTGGTTGAGCCAGTGTTTCTGTGAgagtaatttaataaataataattttatggtaaattataatgattaataataataataaaaaaatgaaataataaaccaTCTTTAAATTTGAACTTTTTATCCTCAGGAGGAAGATTGCTCATTTAAACGGTCCTCTTGGACAACCCGGTTGGAAAGAAGGGAGAATCAGTCTCATCTACAAAGTACTGAAACTCAAGATTTAATGACAGATGATTAATAGTGCCTGAAAATGTAGGGGTGCTTTTCATTCAGACCTGTTTGTGGTGTTCTACTCGTGATTTCAGAGATGACAGAAGAAGATATGCTGAACCTGGCCATGAGACTGAGCACTCAGGAAGCAAACCGTGCTGCCCAGAGACAAGAGCTGGAAGACAACGACATACAAAAAGCCATAGAAGAAAGTCTTAATGTTGGTGAAACATTTCTTCTCAAAAAGCCTCTTCAAGGCTTTcagcaaacaacaaacaaattcACACAGAAACTTGTTCCTCTTTGCTACGAGATGCAgtagaaataaatacaatataaattgtaatataatctcaaaatatcaaacatgaatCTTTGCCCATTATGGACTACATGATTTTCAGCGAAATCTGTCAACTCCGACAGCCCAAAATCTTCACACTGGCTCTGACTTAAATTGAGAATCATTGACTTATCTAGACTGCATAAAATTGTGCAAAACTTGTGTAGTGTATTACAAAATCTCTTTTATAAGTATGACCAGTCAAAGAGAAGTaaggtattaataaaaaatgctgaTTGTATTTCTGCAGGAAAGCTCTTTAAAAGCTTTGGAGGGTCACGATGAAGCAGCCAGCTCTACAGATCAACCACAGCAGAATGTAACAAGTGAGATATCAACTAGTCCGCTGCCGGAAATGTCTGATCCATCACAGAAGACCTCCATACATCTTTCAATAAGGAGTTCCCCAGCTCAGGTCTCCAGTCCTCCTGCTTCCACTCAGGTTAGTTATGAAAGGCCTTCACATTTTGTTATCGAATTATTGTTTTCTCTGTATAAACTAAACCTTATCATATTTTATATGCACATTTCTAAGGCTTCTAAATGATCAACATTATCAAAACTTGGTTGATCTGTTGTACAGAATCTTCTATATGCCCCTTGTTGTCTGATTAagagttacatttttttattaggtcctatattacaattataattcTAAATCTGTCCCCTTCAGGTTGTGGTACACCTCTTTTTTGATGTGGAATTTTTATCCATATATAAGTTTTTAGAAAAATCATATAGCAATGTTAATACATGATATGATACATAAGGCTTTTGAGGATTTGTACATCTCTGTCATCATTGTAATTTATTGCATTATATGATGCAATGTTGCAATGTTTTGCCCAGGGTatggctgggacaacgcgtcgattcgtcgacctgtttttatttatctaaaaacGTTTgcaaacgtttaccttatgtgcgctgagtatatgcgatggccggatcaacattcagTCCAATGTTATacaaccaatccaggggtttttctgcattgatctttttttttggtggctgtcaaagccttatttgattggtgagtgatgtagaatagaatgactgctgcgcctgacagggcgtgtacgagagagagccccggctgcgcgtgcacactcacagtcttcaaacaacatgagcgcttcttgctctctctctctcccttgtgcatattaatcaaaatcattaaacatgatagaaaaagggcgaagcACCAAAGTTTCGCacgcgctcgctcactcacatTCTTCAAACTACACAaccgctgtcttgctctctctctatctctccctctcgtgcatattaaccaaaatcattaaacacgatagaaaaagggcgaaacaccaaagtttcacgcgcgctcgcgcactcacagtcttcaaactacacgaccgctgtcttgctctctctctatctctctctctccctcgtgcatagttaccaaaatcattag encodes:
- the LOC127941432 gene encoding zinc finger protein 346 isoform X5 — protein: MQRKSILVNRMIKEHSDLFSDSQCKVCSAVLISESQKLAHYQSKKHASKVRRYMSIHGNEEPVAKRFKPSGDISNVEEGEKYKACDVCNMTFSSPVVAQSHYQGKVHSKNLRLKTFGQQTPALPQPKVQVKKDEVLPESAQGPAKQDPNRFCSICQASFNNPLMAQQHYSGKKHKKHLTKQKLMETYGPSSAPASTLKGYPCTVCNIELNSVEQYQAHISGSKHKNHGKLKKGPNALADPPENYQPDFQLPPNQEGPEDTWDLDNFNEGYE
- the LOC127941432 gene encoding zinc finger protein 346 isoform X3; the protein is MGRNTMKRLVQRMYRLRMRDPPPANTMAQQEPNGDFPYLPSGAAEVNRMIKEHSDLFSDSQCKVCSAVLISESQKLAHYQSKKHASKVRRYMSIHGNEEPVAKRFKPSGDISNVEEGEKYKACDVCNMTFSSPVVAQSHYQGKVHSKNLRLKTFGQQTPALPQPKVQVKKDEVLPESAQGPAKQDPNRFCSICQASFNNPLMAQQHYSGKKHKKHLTKQKLMETYGPSSAPASTLKGYPCTVCNIELNSVEQYQAHISGSKHKNHGKLKKGPNALADPPENYQPDFQLPPNQEGPEDTWDLDNFNEGYE
- the LOC127941432 gene encoding zinc finger protein 346 isoform X4; protein product: MKRLVQRMYRLRMRDPPPANTMAQQEPNGDFPYLPSGAAEVNRMIKEHSDLFSDSQCKVCSAVLISESQKLAHYQSKKHASKVRRYMSIHGNEEPVAKRFKPSGDISNVEEGEKYKACDVCNMTFSSPVVAQSHYQGKVHSKNLRLKTFGQQTPALPQPKVQVKKDEVLPESAQGPAKQDPNRFCSICQASFNNPLMAQQHYSGKKHKKHLTKQKLMETYGPSSAPASTLKGYPCTVCNIELNSVEQYQAHISGSKHKNHGKLKKGPNALADPPENYQPDFQLPPNQEGPEDTWDLDNFNEGYE
- the LOC127941432 gene encoding zinc finger protein 346 isoform X1; this encodes MQDKLFTYLFVNRLKIVTGNTMKRLVQRMYRLRMRDPPPANTMAQQEPNGDFPYLPSGAAEVNRMIKEHSDLFSDSQCKVCSAVLISESQKLAHYQSKKHASKVRRYMSIHGNEEPVAKRFKPSGDISNVEEGEKYKACDVCNMTFSSPVVAQSHYQGKVHSKNLRLKTFGQQTPALPQPKVQVKKDEVLPESAQGPAKQDPNRFCSICQASFNNPLMAQQHYSGKKHKKHLTKQKLMETYGPSSAPASTLKGYPCTVCNIELNSVEQYQAHISGSKHKNHGKLKKGPNALADPPENYQPDFQLPPNQEGPEDTWDLDNFNEGYE
- the LOC127941432 gene encoding zinc finger protein 346 isoform X2 — its product is MHCLEVKHDIYYENVQCLRVCRSVKHGSIAQALQCSEDCFFSVYLEKQCIQGRLNRMIKEHSDLFSDSQCKVCSAVLISESQKLAHYQSKKHASKVRRYMSIHGNEEPVAKRFKPSGDISNVEEGEKYKACDVCNMTFSSPVVAQSHYQGKVHSKNLRLKTFGQQTPALPQPKVQVKKDEVLPESAQGPAKQDPNRFCSICQASFNNPLMAQQHYSGKKHKKHLTKQKLMETYGPSSAPASTLKGYPCTVCNIELNSVEQYQAHISGSKHKNHGKLKKGPNALADPPENYQPDFQLPPNQEGPEDTWDLDNFNEGYE